In the genome of Delphinus delphis chromosome 15, mDelDel1.2, whole genome shotgun sequence, one region contains:
- the VAPB gene encoding vesicle-associated membrane protein-associated protein B/C, protein MAKVEQVLSLEPQHELKFRGPFTDVVTTNLKLGNPTDRNVCFKVKTTAPRRYCVRPNSGIIDAGASINVSVMLQPFDYDPNEKSKHKFMVQSMFAPTDTSDMEAVWKEAKPEDLMDSKLRCVFELPAENDKPHDVEINKIISTTASKTETPTVSKALSSSLDDTEVKKVMEECKRLQSEVQRLREENKQFKEEDGLRMRKAAQSNSPVPVLAAAGKEEGLSTRLLALVVLFFIVGVIIGKIAL, encoded by the exons GTCCCTTCACCGACGTTGTCACCACCAACCTAAAGCTTGGCAACCCGACAGACCGAAATGTGTGTTTTAAAGTGAAGACCACGGCACCACGTAGGTACTGCGTGAGGCCCAACAGTGGGATCATTGATGCAGGGGCCTCTATTAATGTATCTG tgatGTTACAGCCTTTCGATTATGATCCCAATGAGAAAAGTAAACACAAGTTTATGGTTCAGTCTATGTTTGCTCCAACTGACACTTCTGATATGGAAGCAGTA tGGAAGGAGGCAAAACCGGAAGACCTTATGGATTCAAAACTTAGATGTGTGTTTGAATTGCCAGCAGAAAATGATAAACCA CATgatgtagaaataaataaaattatatccacAACTGCATCAAAGACAGAAACACCAACAGTGTCTAAAGCTCTGAGTTCTTCTTTGGATGACACTGAAGTTAAGAAGGTGATGGAAGAATGTAAGCGGCTGCAGAGTGAAGTTCAGAGGCTGCGGGAAGAGAACAAGCAGTTCAAG GAAGAAGATGGACTTCGGATGAGGAAGGCAGCGCAGAGCAACAGCCCCGTTCCCGTGTTAGCTGCggctgggaaggaggagggcCTCAGCACCCGGCTACTCGCGCTGGTGGTTTTGTTCTTTATCGTCGGTGTAATCATAGGGAAGATCGCCTTGTAG